Part of the Gordonia crocea genome is shown below.
CCCGCTGCCCGACGTGGTGGCCAACCGCAGGTCCGCGGTCGCCTCCCGGGTGTCTCGGCCCGTATCGACGCGGACCGCCACCGGCACCGACCCGGTGTCGATGACCAGCGTGTCCATGTCGCCCGGAAGGACCCGGTGATCGGCGACCACGCGGACGCTGCTCACCCCACAGGCCAGGACTCCCAATCCCGCCAGGCCGACGACCAGGACCGAGGTGGCGGCGAGGACCAACAGCGTGCGGACCGCGGTGCGGCCGCCCGGCGTCAAACTCGGGGGCGGGTCGACCGGGGCGGGGGTGGTGGTGACCGTCATGGGGTGTCCTTCCGGGGTGGGCGGTTCGGGTCAGTTCTCGAGGTAGCGCAGAACGGCCAGTACCCGGCGGTTCCCGCTGTCATCGGCCGCCAACCCGAGCTTGGCGAAGATGGAGGCGATATGTTTCTCGGCCGAACCGACCGAGACGTGGAGGCCGGCCGCGATGGCCGCATTCGTCTTGCCCTCGGCCATCAGTTGCAGGACGTCGCGCTCGCGTTGGGTCAGCTGGTCCAGCGCGCTGCGCCGATGCGAACGGACGAGGATCTGGGACACCACCTCGGGGTCCAGCACGGTTCCCCCGCCGCCGACCACCTCCACCGCGTCGAGGAACGCGGGCACGTCGGCCACCCGGTCCTTCAGCAGATAGCCGAATCCCTTGGTGTCGGAGGCGATGAGGTCCGACGCATAGCGCTCCTCCACATAGTGCGACAGGATCAGCACCGGGGATTCGGGGTTCTGGCTGCGCAACACGGCGGCGGCGCGGATCCCCTCGTCGGTGAAGGTCGGCGGCATTCGCACGTCGACGATGGCCAGGTCGGGCCGTTCGCGTTCCACCAGGTGCAGCAGGTTGGTGGCGTCGGGCACCCCGGCCACGACCTGGTGTCCGGCGTCGGCCAGGATGCGCTCGATTCCGGCCCGCAGCAGGGCGGAATCCTCGGCGATCACGATGCGCATGGCAGCACCGCCGTAACGATGGTCGGCCCGGTGCTCGGACTCGAGACATCGAACGAGCCGCCCGCGGCCCGCACCCGCGCGGCGAGGCCGGCCAACCCGGTGGCGGTGTCCCCCGCGTCGATGACCGCGCCGCCCCGACCGTCGTCGAAGACCGACACGTGGAGCAGGCCGGTGGCCTCGTCGAATCGCACGGTGACCACCGCCTGCGTGGCGGCCGCATGCTTGGCGATATTGGTCAGCGCCTCGGCGACGACGAAGTAGGCCACCGATTCCACCTCGTCGGGCAGGCGCCGGGGCAGGTCGACGTCGAGCGTCGTCGCCACACCCGAGGTCTCGGCCCGCCCGACGACCGAGGACAGTGCCGCGTCCAGGCCGCGGTCGGCCAGGATCGTCGGCGCGATGCCGCGCACGACGTTGCGCAGCTCGACCAACGCGCTCTTGGCGTCGGCATGCGCCTCGTCGATCAACGCTGCAGCAGCGGGTGGATCGGTGTCCAGCTTGGTCCGGGCCAACCCGATCGTCATTGCCAGCGACACCAGCCGCGGCTGCACGCTGTCGTGGAGGTCGCGCTCGATGCGGTACCGCTCCGATTGCGCCGAGGACACCGCCCCCTGCCGGGCGTCGGCCAGCGCGTCGACCTGACGCCGCAGGACCGCCGTCGGCGACGGGGACAGCAACCAGCGGTCGATCACGGCGTCGAGTGCCGGCGCGAAGACGAGGACCGCCACCGCTGCGACGACCGCCACGACCGCGAACACCCAGGCGAGCGCCGGAGGCAGGAAGCTCAACCCGGCCTCGGCGTCGCTGCGCCGCACGGCGGTGGCCGCGGCCGGTCCCAGAAAGGCGAATGCCACCAGGGCGAGGGCGAGCCCCGCGGCCAGCATGTCGTAGAGCATCCGCAGGTAGTGGTGGGCGGCGCCCTTCCAGAAGCGCGCGCTGGTCGAATCCAGCCACAGTTGGTGCGCCCAGCCCTGGAATCCGGAGTACGGCGACATTCGCCGCGGCGGGACGCCGATGCCCATGCCGAACACCGCCTCGCTGCGGTGGCGCTCCACCCATTCGACACCGCGCATGAGGTAGACGAAGATCACCGCGGCGATGAGGAAACCGATCACCGACGGAATCGACGACAGCGCGACGATGAGGATGCCCAACGGAATCCAGAACCACACCGTGGCGATGGCCGCGGTGGTCAGCATCGACGCGGTGGGGACTACGCCGATCCGCCCCCTCGTGCCGCGGCGGGGCACCGCATTCGCGATCGGTTCGCGCGGCGGGGCGGGTAGGACGTCGGTTGCAACAGCCATGCCTTGAATCTAGGCATCGCGCGGCGCGGACGAAACGGCGTTAACCGGACAACCCGGCGGGGGTTAACCCCCAGGGCCGTTGGAGAGGTCAGTCGTGGCCGATCACGATGGTCGGCAGGACCAGGTCGTCGCCGCGGATCGTGAACACGCGCGTGCCGGGCTTGTGGCCGCGCCGGATCTCACTCAGGTCCGCGCCGCGGTCGGTCAGCCGCGCATGCGTGGCGTCCGGGTCGGCACTGGTCCAGGCCAGTCCCCACAGGTCGATCCGCGGCGCCTGCGGGCTGACCAGGATCTCGACGACCGATCCGGCGCCGCGCAAGAACAATTGGTGCACCGCCTCCCCTCCGCGAGCAGGGGTGAACCGCTGCTCGAGGCGGAAGTCGAATCCCAGCCCCGCACCGAACAACGCCAGGGCGCCGTCTCGCGAGGGTGCGCTCATGACGATGTGGTCGAGACGGGTGACCTCCGATGGGCCGGGCGCTGACTCGGTCGCCGGACCGCCCGCACCGGGGTCGAGTGCAGCGGTGTCGAGTGCAGCGGTGTCGAGTGCAGCGGTGTCGATCACCCCGATCGGCAGGTCTGCGGCGGTGTGGACGGCGGCCCCGCCGATGGGCTCGGCCGGCGCCGTCGGGATCGCCCTGCGCTTCAGGAGGGTGACCGCCTCCTCCGCGGCCGCACCGCGGACCAATTCGGCGGCCGGTACCAACACCCGGGCATCGGGGTCTCCCTCGGTGACCACCAGCATGGTCGAGCCGGTATGCCAGTAATGCGCCCGACCGTCGGGGATGCCCGGCCCCAAGAGTTCGGTGTAGGCCGCCACCGCTTCGGCGGCGCGGGGGGTGGACAGGGCGATGACCGACGCTGTGGTGCTCACGGCGCCCATTGTCCCCAACCGGCGCGGGATGCGCCGGATTCTGACACGCCTCAGCCTTCGCCCGGGTGGAACGACTGCGCCAGCTCACCCGCCAGGTGGCGGACCTCGCGCGGCAGGATGAAGATCCCCTCGGCCTCGGCACACACCCCGTCGGGGGTGATGACCGTGCCGACGACGAAAGACTTCACCCCTTCGACACGGTCCAAGGCGGCCTCGACCCGGACCGGGCCGAGCTTGGTGCCCTGCCGGTAGCGGACCGTCAGCGTGCCCGTCATCCCGGGTGAACCCGCGTAGAAGGCTGCTGATCCCAGCGCCTGGTCGAGGAGCAGCGCCACCACCCCGCCGTGCACCAGCCCGGGTGGCCCCTCGTAGAGACCGCCGAGCTCGGCTTCCGCCCATGACGGCCCGTCGTCGTCGTGGGTGAATTCCAACGGCGGGGCGACCGGGTTGCGCAAGCCCATCACCGCATTGCCCCACGACCGTCGGATTCCGTCGGTACCCCACCGCGTCCCCAGCGCGATGCCGCC
Proteins encoded:
- a CDS encoding sensor histidine kinase is translated as MAVATDVLPAPPREPIANAVPRRGTRGRIGVVPTASMLTTAAIATVWFWIPLGILIVALSSIPSVIGFLIAAVIFVYLMRGVEWVERHRSEAVFGMGIGVPPRRMSPYSGFQGWAHQLWLDSTSARFWKGAAHHYLRMLYDMLAAGLALALVAFAFLGPAAATAVRRSDAEAGLSFLPPALAWVFAVVAVVAAVAVLVFAPALDAVIDRWLLSPSPTAVLRRQVDALADARQGAVSSAQSERYRIERDLHDSVQPRLVSLAMTIGLARTKLDTDPPAAAALIDEAHADAKSALVELRNVVRGIAPTILADRGLDAALSSVVGRAETSGVATTLDVDLPRRLPDEVESVAYFVVAEALTNIAKHAAATQAVVTVRFDEATGLLHVSVFDDGRGGAVIDAGDTATGLAGLAARVRAAGGSFDVSSPSTGPTIVTAVLPCAS
- a CDS encoding PaaI family thioesterase, with protein sequence MTPEQFDAEAALFGPLTDSVRTLMEATLMSEAEADDVARARALVDEAAALLNTRRGGIALGTRWGTDGIRRSWGNAVMGLRNPVAPPLEFTHDDDGPSWAEAELGGLYEGPPGLVHGGVVALLLDQALGSAAFYAGSPGMTGTLTVRYRQGTKLGPVRVEAALDRVEGVKSFVVGTVITPDGVCAEAEGIFILPREVRHLAGELAQSFHPGEG
- a CDS encoding response regulator transcription factor, translating into MRIVIAEDSALLRAGIERILADAGHQVVAGVPDATNLLHLVERERPDLAIVDVRMPPTFTDEGIRAAAVLRSQNPESPVLILSHYVEERYASDLIASDTKGFGYLLKDRVADVPAFLDAVEVVGGGGTVLDPEVVSQILVRSHRRSALDQLTQRERDVLQLMAEGKTNAAIAAGLHVSVGSAEKHIASIFAKLGLAADDSGNRRVLAVLRYLEN
- a CDS encoding VOC family protein; protein product: MSTTASVIALSTPRAAEAVAAYTELLGPGIPDGRAHYWHTGSTMLVVTEGDPDARVLVPAAELVRGAAAEEAVTLLKRRAIPTAPAEPIGGAAVHTAADLPIGVIDTAALDTAALDTAALDPGAGGPATESAPGPSEVTRLDHIVMSAPSRDGALALFGAGLGFDFRLEQRFTPARGGEAVHQLFLRGAGSVVEILVSPQAPRIDLWGLAWTSADPDATHARLTDRGADLSEIRRGHKPGTRVFTIRGDDLVLPTIVIGHD